Genomic DNA from Choristoneura fumiferana chromosome 16, NRCan_CFum_1, whole genome shotgun sequence:
TACTAATTTTGACTACCGGCGTCAGGTTGTCTAATTTTTTCAACTTCCCCCTTACCTTGATGCACCCGCTTGTTCGAAATCGAAATAGCAAAATTGTTGTTTACAGGTAGGTACTACCTAACTAGTATAGTTCAtgggtcaaaattaacttgcaagatttagaATACCTACTTCAAAATTAAGAAAATCCAATCGAATCTGCTTCACATCTTCGGACTGTTTACTGATAGAGACAGCACAGGATAATCGCTCTGAGCTTGGTTCAGGAAACCCTGGGTTGGTGAACCATCCCGCAGCCGCTGCAGAAGTGTCGTCACAAGAGTATTGAACTGAAAAAAGTTGTAACTAATGCATAGTGAAATATCGCGCCaggtttaagtattttttaaagaattcaCGCTATATAaggtacctatacaatacacaggcaacatattattatgtagagcAGGCAATATTATATACAGTCGCAGTCGTATACCTTGTCACTCTATACTTTGTGATTTGTTTTAATGATTCATGGTTGATCCTATTAGATATATTGCTCACAAATTGTTTAATGTACCCATGATCATGTCTTTTTTAGggatccggagccaaaatggcaaaaacggaacccttatagtttcgccatgtctgtctgtctgtctgtccgtccgtccgtccgcggcttttctcagggactatcaatgctagaaagctgtaattttgcacgaatatgtatgtgaactatgccgacaaaatgatacttacaataaaaatttcaaaaaactattttttagtgttcctcccatggacgtaaagtgggggtgatttttttttctcatccaaccttgtagtgtggggtatcgttggataggtcttttaaaatcattagggggttgctaaattcagtgatttgtttgcaaaatattcaactttaaagtgcaaattttcattaaaatcgagcgtcccccccccctctaaaatctaaaccggtgggtggaaaaatttgaaaaaatcaggatggtagtaagtatatcaaactttcaaggaaaactataacggctaagtttgcttgagaattttagTAGTTAGTTTACTCTtaaaaatagcagcctaaggtataaaatatacctaaacttggaagattccgtataaaatacgaaatccttagaaaaatattacttaatttttttcgtaatggctacggaaccctattttgggcgtgtccgacacgctcttggccggttttttatagtgcccagtctaaaagttagaAATGCAACATGcaacaattaaatgttttagcgaggttgcatactgcAGTACCTATTTAGACAATTGAATACTGGGCATTTTGCTGTCAGTTTAAACTTTTTCTAagaacgtcaaagcgcaactgacaaacaCAATTTATAAGTGTAGAGTTACAAATCAACTAGAATTATTTTCTCGcggcgctgtcatcgttcatccaccatcacctcacatatttcgttttctagatttttttaccgtacaacggcaaaaactactagacactggcaaaattgtcctccgatggacagagccatatttttttaaagaaacaacaacaagaaCTAGTATTATTGACTTAGAATAAAAACGCGCTTGTTTTACTACGACGCGTATACATTGCTGGGCcatcaaaatgatttttaacaCACGAGATCACTAATACACAATACCTACAAAATTATTCAGCTAAGCAAGGCAGAATACTTACTCACGCAGCAAGCTCCGTATCCATCGGCACAAGTGCCCATGGTAGCACCACCAATACCTTGGCAGTCAGACTCATGGAGACACGTGCCTTCCAAACCACTACTGGAAGTACATGGAACATGATCGAACTCCACCACTTCGAAAATTTCTAGAAACCTCGTCTTTGTTTCTTTGGCACTCAGTTGCTTCTTCTGCCTTGGTATTGAGGCTGGACATCGTCTCCGAATAATTTTCCTTCTAAGCTGAGTATTATTTTGGAAACTGCAGTTGTACGCAGGCTTATGTCTTATAACTGTGTCAGTCACATTAATATTGGAACTGCTTGTTGCATTAAAGGGTGTGATTTTATTAGTATCGTAAGTTCGTTTCCCGTCCTTATGATTGGCACTGTAAGAGTTAAATAAATACGTGTTTACATTGTCGTTGTTTGTACGTCTCAAACCTTGCCATTCATTTTCTTTCCTTCGACCCAAAGCAGATAACGGCATATACCGATCTTCTGCATCTGAAATGTAATTTGTCCGAAATATTATCAATGGGTCAGGACCCGAATGAGATCGGTTCTCAATAAATGTTGCGGGATACCATTTTTCTCCACCGCTGATTATGACTATGGAAATCAGAACTAAAATTCGACATCTGGCatgattcatttttaataaattgcacTATTTTCCACGCGATGTGTCCAAGGTATGGCATGGGTTGTAAGCCAAGCTGCACTGGCGATGCACTTACGTAGATACCATGGAGACATCAACACGGAGGTAATTAAACGACTAGAAAATGTTCTGGTTAGTTTATTCGCTCTACATATCCAATGAACGCGGCATAAATGAGTGTCATTTAGTCGTAGATCTAGTACACCAACAGAAATCAATTCAACAAAGACATAGCGTTAATATTGTACTAGATTCTACGTGTATCTAAAGGTCAGGCAATTTTAGAGACTAACTAGATAGAAATAGGTTCCCGCCGTGTGCAGGTACATGTAACAGCTGCGTGTCATTTTATTGAGTTGGCATACATGTTGGCTAATGCGGTGACGGGTTTAGGTCACATACTCGAACTAGAGTCTAGCAATAATGCAATAATAACTGGTGAGACAAGCGCCCGCGCCCTTACTGCCAATTTAACACGTGCCCCGGTGAAAAACATGAAATGGGCAATCACGTAATATCTAATTGCCGTGTTTGCATTGTGTAGAAGCTAATAATGGGTTAATAATGTATGTTAAGTCGCTCATTTCGATTCTAGCTGTTCACTAAGactaagtaacaaacaaacgcgaataaaatttcattctaagtGAACGAAACTTTCTGGAATACTGTGTAAAGGTATAACTTTGTTTATCGGAATGTCCTGTCGTactggtttattattatttattctatgaCATAGGCAGGTAACTCTCATGCTCATACAGCTTCATAACTCGTAATAATTCGTTGGAATAATGCGTTAATTTTTATATAGcacaaaatattttacaactttTACATTTAACGCAATAACTTCTggcacactttttttttcattcggcGACCTGGGCAACCGAGTTCTCTCTGGCTTAAACTCGAAAATACGcgttttcttaaaaataagtcCAAGCCCCCGAAAAAGTCGTCAAAGCCTTATATATGTTCGAAATTCCCGAAATgaataaacttacaaaaattgccCGTACCCTTATGAACATTACATAGATTTATTTCAGTTTCTAAACTAGTAAAGAAATCATATACCTATCAgagtcataaaaataaaacaaggtaAAACTAGGACAGAATAAATCGCTAACAGCCCACGGTTAAAGTTGCACATATAAATAGCTGATAGCCGATTAATGTGCCTAACGATTATAACTTGGCGAACTTGCTCTACTTCGTAACTTCGTTACGGATCTTGAGGTTCTCCCTTCAATAACTAAGTAAGTATTTCAGGTAGAGAGCTACTTATAGTATCCCACATAcataactatattataaatgcaaaagtttgtgaagatgtttggacgtttgttactcaatcacgtctaaaccgctgaaccgatttagatgaaatccgGTATACAGGCAGTTTGAGTCCcgaagaaggacataggatagtttttatcccggaaaattgcatagttcccgcggaatagcgataaccgaattctacgcgaacggagtcgcgggtaacggctagagTAAATAATTgctttgtgatgtgatgtgTGGGGACGCTACAAATCAAGGTAGAGTTTCGTGACATAAATACAactactttaaaatttaatttatttttgttattttgtaatttgtcacgaataaaataatgatttctttctttctaatgctgTAAATTGatacattaataaaatagtattaagtataaaatagCCGTTGAATAACGAGAGGTCTCAAAATCGATCGAAAATATTGACGTAGAGCTaacgtaaggtcgcgggtgagcaaagtatttgtttatagttcattgatatagacgtctgcaaagtaacgcctgatttaataaattattgaaaaaaatgtgCTTCGTAAAGTACCCCTAACTAATTGTAAGTAGAAGTACCTACCTGTCTACTTAATGAAAATCTCAGGCTCCATTCTACTTACTTAGTATACATATGTAGGTAATGACTATCCAATTTATTCAGTGACTGCGGAGCTCCTAATACGGTCCATAATCCGAGTCCGGGACTGACCACTATATTATACACCGCGTTTTTCttcatttccgttaacttcgataGACGCCTCAGTTCATTGGTAGAAACTACCTGGTACCTATaatgattttctttttctttgtaaaaaGTTAAATTGTAGAATTCTCTAGTTACGGACTTAAAATAAGGCATAAATAAAAACCTTTACCTTACGCTGTTTAAAGTACcgtgcataatttttttttaatacttgattatcttttaaacagtaggTTAGTAAGTTGGGCCACTAGTACCTATCTTGGATAAAAAACCTATTTGACTTGATGAAtattcccttaaagttaacttaaattaaaaataatacagtcGATGAAACTGACTCGAGAACAGGGGTAGACCCTTTTCGGAATCAATTTCacatttaatcatcatcatcatcatcccagcctatatatgtcccactgcagggcacaggcctcccctcagaatgagagggcttgggcagtagttcccacacgggcccagtgcggattgggaacttcacacttaccattgaattgcttcgcaggtttgtgcaggtttctcacgatgttttccttcaccgtaaagctcgtggtaaatttcaaatataattccgcacatgaatttcgaaaaaactcagaggtgcgccgagccgaggtttgaacccacgaacctctgcttgagagaccataggtcaaaccactctgccacacGGCTTACACACATTACGGCGGCCACATTTAATGTTGTGAcataatattgaatattattctgtacctatgtatactccgattaatttagatttgaattaacggtcaaattgtaacatagcacgtttctcggtataccgaacacaaatggactaaaaatacatttattagcgctatttattttgtttttatcatagaagttaacacaattttaaatggtttcgtgttttatttaaaaacgtgtgtaaattttaccgttaactttcaaatgttaaaataaattgagtacctacttataagtcTGTTATTCGTTCTCATGTACCTAATGCCAATTAAGCGAAGCAGGCAAAACAGAACAAAAGATAGAATttagttatcattatcatcatcgtcatctcagccgtaagacgtccactgtttaaTAGTTCCCTTGGAAAAGGCAAAAATCGAAAATGTCTGATTCGTTAACGAAATACCCGTAAGGCCAACCTTTGCCGGagctacctacctactgtatGTAGGTGCCTACGTATCTGGCTTATTATagcttattattttgttttggtgCTCTAGTGACTTACCTACTTAAAGTACAAGTATATGAGCTTTTAATAGTACCATATGTGGGTACTTAATGGCATATTGGATATGGTAATTTCGCTGTGGTTATACCTGTAAAATATGTTAACAGTTGATAAGtgcacaaataaatatcatacgtAATTGTATCTCGTAGAGTTACGTACCTACATGtaagtatataggtacttacaaatcTAGAACTAGGACATACATTGAATACGCTATAAAAAGATAGAATAAAGGTATTTTCATCTTTAAAAAGGAAAGGTTTTATTTCAATCGGCGGCAGGCACGCGGCAAgcatgtacctacaataaataaatataagtttcAACATACATACTTTTACACGATAAATTAAACAGTAAAGCAGTGAGTAAAGCCTTCAAAGCTAcgatagtttttcttttaaattcgtTATTTTATTGTCgttattatacagggtgtcccaagaccatgccacatggagggaaagtatcttaaatattgtagatagataattttactgaaaggagactgcattttgattttaaaaataattttaattgcatTCAAAGACTTTTGAATAATCGCCTGTCtggaccgggaatcgaacctgccAAATGGTAAAAATATAAACGCCCGTAATTTTACGACACCGATCATAAGGCTCAAGCAGGTAGAAATTAATATGTACTAATTTGTCAAGTGCTTACTTATTGGTAATActaaaaatgataaaatcaGTAGGTACTTAGAAGCACAGCAAAGTCAAAGAAAAAGCTAATTTTCCTGAAATTGTAAATGAGAAATTTCATGGTCTTCCTTTCATTTAAAATGCTATGTTACTTGGAAAAAGTAATCCTTTTGATTGAGCCTTTTGATCGGTGCCGGAAATTACGGATACTTTTTACCAATtagcgggttcgattcctggttCAGAAAGGcgattattcaaaaatatatgagcagttaaaattgtttttaaaatctttCCGTAAAATTGTCTAATCTAAGTATATACAACATATACAATATTAGATACTATCCCTCCATGCGGCATGGTCTTGGGAAACCCTGTGTacctatacgagtacctactattatcttgattgttttaatttttttcatgccAATAGTAAAAATTTTGTGGTCACTGGACTCAACGAAAAATTGTActttaaaacttaatatttgGGAAACGGGAccctaaattgaaaaatgattttatcaAACCTACTTATTAATTATGTTGGTATGAATACCGATCCAGTGTTTGCAGAGACCCTTTTCTACGCAAAAgatacgcaatgtggggtcattttagaagCTGAGTGACATACACACAGTCAGATACAATTAATGCACAAATTGATCATCCTTGCTAGGATAAGCTAGGATGCATGTTGATCCCTATTTCACTTTAATTAGCATGCTTTAcctcaaaaactaaaaaaaacttaatgatAGAGCTGTTTCTGCAACCGTCCTTGTCAGACTGCCACACCCCAGGGCCTGTACTTTTTGCAGAGCTCGATCACAATCACACACAACGAAGGCTCGTATTTTAAAGACACGATAAAACATACACAGCCCTACACACTAACACTGTGTTGTCCCATGCGAACTATAAAAGCTTTCGTCGCTTGTTTGACACTACACAATCGCACCCGAGCTTTGAAGGGTCCGAcgtgaaaaagaaaaatgttctTAAAAGTgagtatttgaatttattgtaaGGCATTAAATTTTTCAGTAAAAATAGGGCGGTTGGTTAAGGTTGTTATGTGTATGATACTAGATTAGACCAGCTAATATTCAAGCTACGGCCCGTGGGCCGCTTGCGGCCCATCAAGCTTCTATAAGCGGTCTCTCTGGGGTCACTGTTTATTAACATTTAACCGACATCAAAAAAGGAGAAAGTTCTGTGTTCGACTATGTTTTtctatatatgtacctacttatatgttcattattttttagttctaaagagCATATTTCCGAGTTGGTTCCTTTGTTACCAAGTCGAATCTGGATCTGataatgggatcctagggaaatcgagggctaCCTACCCTCAAATTCTATAAATACACCTTTAGCGATTTTGCATTTTTAAATACTAAATCAAGCATTTATATTCAGAaaatatcatttggtgaactgaacctgatgatgaagactgCAGATGGCTAaaggaactcgtcaaagctaaatAATGCTCGCGCGGCTAAAGTGATCTCGATTAtgtacctagataagcgacaaGAAGAAGCTTTAGTCTCCGATCAACGATTGCTTTAgtaaatgattctttcgaactgatctgatgctgaagccggaaggtgggcaccggaactctgttataaaacaatgtaactatGGCCCTACAGCCGTGTTTAAGCTTAATGTAATGGTTGCGAATTTTTCAAACCTTATATTATTAACTATCTAATGTAGATACAGTTGAgatcaaagatatctttacacttcgCACCTTGACGCTGTTAGGTtcttcatgtttgaacttttgtaccCATTTAAAATTGTGAGATGGCATACATTGACAAGTTACTAAAGTAgtataaagatatctttgacctcgactgtactagACAACTTTAACTTTGAGCTTTTTGCGTCCATATTGTCTCCAGGTAGTACTCCTGGCGTGTGTGGCCTCAGTGTGCCAGGCTGGTGGCTTGCTGGCTCCTGCGTACGGCTATGGCGCCTGGAACCCCTACAACAACTATCCTGCACAACCCGCTATTGCCTCACAACACTCCAACATCCTCAGGTCGCCTTTCAACCTCGGCCAGGTAAGTTAAATGGTACTTCTTAGATACCTACCCGACCGGCAGCTTGTTAGTTCCGGCGTGCGACTAAGATTATAGCGCGTGAAACTCAAACAAGAACTATACTGCACAGAACGCTATTTTctcaccatcatcccagcctatatacgtaacacgggcacaggcctcctctcagaatgagagggcttaggccgtagttcccacgcgggccagtgctaTTTCCTCACAGCGCTAAAAAAATCTAAGGTTGCGTCGACCAGCTGAGTTAAGAGGTAAGTACTTCTGGCATGAGTGCCCTCGATGTGCCTGATGGCTTGCTGGTTTCGTACGGCTAGTGTGTCTAGAAACCCTAGAATAACTATATCCTCCTGTAA
This window encodes:
- the LOC141436167 gene encoding uncharacterized protein isoform X1 codes for the protein MNHARCRILVLISIVIISGGEKWYPATFIENRSHSGPDPLIIFRTNYISDAEDRYMPLSALGRRKENEWQGLRRTNNDNVNTYLFNSYSANHKDGKRTYDTNKITPFNATSSSNINVTDTVIRHKPAYNCSFQNNTQLRRKIIRRRCPASIPRQKKQLSAKETKTRFLEIFEVVEFDHVPCTSSSGLEGTCLHESDCQGIGGATMGTCADGYGACCVIQYSCDDTSAAAAGWFTNPGFPEPSSERLSCAVSISKQSEDVKQIRLDFLNFELLPPTAGTCEQDRFVVSGQNVNSLIPILCGVNTGLHVYVEVGDVDGPISLSIQTASANNRLFAIKVTQLQAADDLAAPTGCLQYFKGSHGYLQSFNYRDVSDTSIAKAPSYLNNLNYAMCIERAQDSCSITYTNAGLMQILNYDSDGLPVIPPEQAGVEIFNCPSDWLLIAAARLCGDRLNDGSVIQDFALDAPVTDNSAGPIVVWFRSDEGYVGRGFKLHYQQNVCIS